One region of Cucurbita pepo subsp. pepo cultivar mu-cu-16 chromosome LG03, ASM280686v2, whole genome shotgun sequence genomic DNA includes:
- the LOC111790020 gene encoding ammonium transporter 1 member 1-like, protein MDSGFCAGHLAELLGPNTTNATGAANFICDQFTTITNNFSDTKNALDNTYLLFSAYLVFSMQLGFAMLCAGSVRAKNTMNIMLTNVLDAAAGGLFYYLFGYAFAFGSPSNGFIGRHNFGLSSFPTSTADYSFFLYQWAFAIAAAGITSGSIAERTQFVAYLIYSSVLTGFVYPVVSHWFWSPDGWAGAMKSGGGLLFGSGVIDFAGSGVVHMVGGIAGLWGALIEGPRIGRFDHTGQSVAMRGHSASLVVLGTFMLWFGWYGFNPGSFAKILVPYTTGNFYGQWSAVGRTAVTTTLAGCTAALTTLFGKRFLSGHWNVTDVCNGLLGGFAAITAGCSVVEPWAAIICGFVAALVLITCNHIAEKAKYDDPLEAAQLHGGCGAWGVIFTALFATKEYVTEVYGGSQRPYGLLMGGGGRLLAAHLIQIVVIVGWVSGTMGPLFFVLHKLKLLRISSEDEMAGMDLTRHGGFAYTYHDEDEAQKRGIQLSRVEPRSATPIGH, encoded by the coding sequence ATGGATTCAGGGTTCTGCGCCGGCCATCTCGCGGAGCTCTTAGGTCCCAACACCACCAACGCCACCGGCGCTGCAAATTTCATCTGCGACCAATTTACCACCATCACCAACAACTTCTCCGACACCAAAAACGCCCTCGATAACACCTACCTTCTCTTCTCCGCCTACCTCGTCTTCTCTATGCAACTCGGCTTCGCCATGCTTTGCGCCGGCTCCGTCCGCGCCAAAAACACCATGAACATCATGCTCACCAACGTCCTCGACGCCGCCGCTGGAGGCCTCTTCTACTACCTCTTCGGCTACGCATTTGCCTTCGGATCCCCTTCCAATGGCTTCATTGGCCGCCATAACTTTGGCCTCAGTTCCTTCCCTACCTCCACCGCTGATTATAGTTTCTTCCTCTACCAGTGGGCGTTTGCGATTGCCGCCGCTGGGATTACCAGTGGATCTATCGCTGAGCGGACTCAATTCGTCgcttatttgatttattccTCTGTTTTGACTGGATTTGTTTATCCGGTGGTTTCTCACTGGTTCTGGTCTCCTGATGGTTGGGCTGGGGCTATGAAATCGGGAGGCGGATTGTTGTTCGGATCGGGAGTAATCGATTTCGCTGGCTCCGGCGTCGTCCATATGGTTGGGGGAATTGCAGGTCTGTGGGGCGCGTTGATCGAGGGGCCGAGAATCGGTCGATTTGACCACACGGGCCAGTCCGTAGCTATGCGAGGGCACAGCGCGTCTTTAGTCGTGCTCGGAACTTTCATGCTCTGGTTCGGATGGTACGGTTTCAATCCAGGTTCGTTCGCGAAGATTCTCGTCCCGTACACCACCGGGAACTTCTACGGCCAATGGAGCGCCGTCGGACGGACAGCGGTTACCACCACACTCGCCGGATGCACAGCGGCACTCACCACACTCTTCGGGAAGAGATTCCTCTCAGGACACTGGAACGTGACGGACGTTTGCAACGGACTCCTCGGCGGATTCGCAGCCATCACAGCCGGCTGCTCCGTCGTCGAACCGTGGGCGGCAATCATCTGCGGCTTCGTGGCCGCTCTCGTACTAATAACCTGCAACCACATCGCCGAGAAAGCGAAGTACGACGATCCGCTAGAAGCCGCCCAGCTTCACGGCGGCTGCGGCGCGTGGGGAGTGATATTCACAGCACTCTTCGCAACCAAGGAGTACGTGACGGAGGTATACGGCGGATCTCAACGACCTTACGGACTCCTAATGGGCGGCGGCGGGAGGTTACTTGCAGCGCATTTGATACAGATTGTGGTGATTGTAGGGTGGGTGAGCGGGACGATGGGGCcattgttctttgttcttcacaAACTGAAGCTTCTGAGAATCTCTAGTGAAGATGAAATGGCGGGGATGGATCTGACCCGCCATGGGGGATTTGCTTACACATAtcatgatgaagatgaagcaCAGAAAAGGGGGATTCAATTGAGCAGAGTGGAACCAAGATCTGCAACCCCCATTGGACACTAA